A window of Streptomyces profundus genomic DNA:
GCCGCTCGCGATCCGCCCGCGAGGGGCCGACCGAGGCGTGTGGGACGAAGGTGGTGCAGACGCCGTCACCATGCGCGATGGTGGCCAGCCGCTGTACGTGTGTGCCCAGCAGCGCGGAGAAGACCTCCGTCTCCGCGTCGCAGAGCTGGGGGAACGACACAGCGGCGTGCGCCACCGGGCAGTGATGCTGACAGAGTTGCTCCCCCGACGGCGCCGCCACACCGCGCGCGGCGGCGGCATAGCCGTCCCGGGACAACGCCTCCGCCAGCGCCTGCGCGCGCTGCTCCGGCGGCACCCGCTCCACCAGCGAACGATACCGCTCGGCCTGGGCGGCGGCCCGGGCGCGGGCGAAGCCGAGAACGGCCGCCGCGCCATCCTCGCCGCCGCCGGCGGCGCGCTCGATCCAGCGCAGCGCCTCGACGGCCAGCTCGTCATAGGCCTGGTCGAACGCGTCCCGCCCCAGATCGGTGATCGCGAAGGCCCTGGCCGGCCGGCCCCTGCCACGCGAACCGTAGACGCGCTTCTCCCTGGACTCGACCAGCGACTCGGCCACCAGGGCGTCCAGATGGCGCCGGACGGCGGCCTGGGTGAGCCCCAGACGCTCGGCCAGCTGCGCCGCGGTCGAAGGGCCGTGATCGAGGATGGAACGGGCCACCCTGCGTCGCGTCCCGGACTGCTCGTCGGATACCGGAGACGGCGCGGAGCCACCGGTGGCCCGCCTGGCCATCGGGGTCTCGTGTCCGTCGCTCCCGGTTTTCACAACGCCATTGTTGCGTAATTCGCGCGGGCCGGGCAAGCCACGTCCTGACCAGCCGGGATGCCGTGCGTCACGTAAGGCGAACCTAACCTGGCCCGCCCCGCGCCTGACGATCCGGGCCGCGCGACGCCCCCCTCTTGACGTGATCGCGGGACGGGGGAAAGGGTTGCAGAAAGCGCTTTCGAGCCACCTGGCCTCCTATCCCCGTCACCCTGCCGTCGGTTTCGCCGTCATCGCACCGCGGGCACCACGGCAGGCGCCGCACCGCCCCCGCACCACCGTTTCTGGGAGAACCCTCGGATGACACGCCGCTACGCTCTGGTCGGACTCGGCAGCCGCGCCCACGTCTATGTGGACGCGCTGCTCGGGGACTGGCGAGACACCGGAGAGATCGTCGCACTGTGTGACAGCAACCAGACCCGTATGGCGCACCACAACCGTCGCATCCAGGCGGCGGGGCTGCCCCCCGTCCCCACCTACGCCCCCGACGCGTTCGCCACCGTCCTGGACGCCGCGGACGTCGTCGTGGTGACCAGCGTGGACGCCACCCACGCCCGGTATGTCGTCGCCGCGCTGGACGCGGGCCGCGACGTCGTCGTGGAGAAGCCCATGACCACCGACGCCGCCGGCTGCGCCGCCATCGCGGAGGCCGCGGAGCGCTCCTCCGGCCGGCTGGTCGTCACCTTCAACTACCGCTACTCACCCCGTAACTCCACCGTCCGCCAGGTGCTCGCCGACGGGCGGATAGGCGAGGTGACCGCGGTGCACTTCGAGTGGTCCCTGGACACCCTGCACGGCGCCGACTACTTCCGCCGCTGGCACCGGGAGCGGAAGAGCTCCGGCGGGCTGCTGGTGCACAAGTCCACCCACCACTTCGACCTGGTCAACTGGTGGCTGGACGCCAGCCCGGAGCTCGTCTTCGCCCAGCAGGGCCTCCGCTTCT
This region includes:
- a CDS encoding helix-turn-helix transcriptional regulator, with amino-acid sequence MARRATGGSAPSPVSDEQSGTRRRVARSILDHGPSTAAQLAERLGLTQAAVRRHLDALVAESLVESREKRVYGSRGRGRPARAFAITDLGRDAFDQAYDELAVEALRWIERAAGGGEDGAAAVLGFARARAAAQAERYRSLVERVPPEQRAQALAEALSRDGYAAAARGVAAPSGEQLCQHHCPVAHAAVSFPQLCDAETEVFSALLGTHVQRLATIAHGDGVCTTFVPHASVGPSRADRERPAAAPEPTASDAAAPENASP